A single window of Mycobacterium sp. ITM-2016-00318 DNA harbors:
- a CDS encoding antibiotic biosynthesis monooxygenase: MYARSTTIQAQPTSIDAGITHMRDKVMPAIEAVDGCVGLSLLVDRRSGRCIATSAWESEEAMRASAGTLRPMRDRAAELFGGGAQIEEWEIAVMHREHRAGEGACVRATWVKVDPDQLDGGIEFYKATIMPALEELEGFCSASLLVDRASGRGVAAATFDNAEAIEQNKDQLDRIKATGSRDADAEVLDQCDFELALAHLRVPEMA; the protein is encoded by the coding sequence ATGTATGCACGAAGCACCACAATCCAGGCGCAGCCCACATCTATCGACGCCGGTATTACGCACATGCGCGATAAGGTGATGCCCGCGATCGAGGCCGTCGACGGGTGCGTCGGCCTGTCCTTATTGGTCGACCGGAGGTCTGGCCGCTGCATTGCCACCAGCGCCTGGGAGTCCGAGGAGGCAATGCGCGCGAGCGCGGGGACCCTGCGGCCGATGCGGGATCGGGCCGCGGAGCTATTCGGTGGTGGCGCCCAAATAGAGGAATGGGAGATCGCTGTCATGCACCGCGAGCACCGCGCGGGTGAGGGCGCCTGCGTTCGAGCCACCTGGGTCAAAGTCGATCCGGATCAACTCGACGGAGGCATCGAGTTCTACAAGGCGACCATCATGCCCGCTCTCGAGGAACTAGAGGGATTCTGTAGTGCCAGCCTGCTCGTCGACCGGGCCTCCGGTCGCGGAGTGGCCGCGGCGACCTTCGACAACGCCGAAGCGATCGAGCAGAACAAGGACCAGCTGGACAGGATCAAAGCCACGGGCAGCCGGGACGCAGACGCGGAGGTACTCGACCAGTGCGACTTCGAGTTGGCACTCGCCCACCTGCGTGTGCCCGAGATGGCCTGA
- a CDS encoding alpha/beta hydrolase-fold protein, translating into MVRTHTVVAGETLSALALRFYGDAELYRLIATASGIADPNVINVGQRLIMPDFTRYTVVAGDTLSGLAQRFYGDAQLDWLIATASGIAESAAITAGQRLIIPEITRYTVVAGDTLSGLAQRFYGDATLYPLIATVNGVPNPNSINVGRVLVIFVGRSDGFGLRIVDRNENDPRLWYYRFQTSAIGWNPGVNVLLPDGYRTSGLRYPVLYMFHGGNDDFRQFDFLGIRNLTAGKPIIVVMPDGGHAGWYSNPVSSFVGPRNWETFHIAQLLPWIEANFRTFAEYDGRAVSGFSMGGFGALKYAAKYYGHFASVSSHSGPASLRRDFGLVVHWANITSAVLDLGGGTVYGAPNWDQARVTADNPVERIESYRNKRIFLVAGTSPDPLNWFDSVNETQVLAGQREFRERLREAGIPHESHEVPGGHVFRSDMFIRDLDGIIARLRPASSAASGSAADPDPDVAPD; encoded by the coding sequence ATGGTCAGAACACATACTGTCGTCGCGGGGGAAACGCTGTCGGCACTGGCGCTGCGCTTCTATGGGGACGCGGAGCTGTATCGGCTGATCGCCACCGCCAGCGGGATCGCTGATCCCAACGTCATCAATGTAGGGCAACGGTTGATCATGCCCGACTTCACGAGATACACCGTTGTCGCGGGAGACACGCTGTCCGGTTTGGCACAGCGCTTCTACGGTGACGCGCAACTGGATTGGCTGATCGCCACCGCCAGCGGGATCGCCGAATCCGCCGCCATCACGGCAGGGCAACGGCTGATCATCCCAGAAATCACGAGATACACCGTTGTCGCGGGAGACACACTGTCCGGTTTGGCACAGCGCTTCTATGGAGACGCCACGCTTTATCCGCTCATCGCCACCGTCAACGGCGTCCCGAATCCCAACTCCATCAACGTCGGGCGGGTCCTGGTCATATTCGTCGGGCGCAGCGACGGGTTCGGCCTGCGGATCGTGGACCGCAATGAGAATGACCCCCGCCTGTGGTACTACCGGTTCCAGACCTCGGCGATCGGCTGGAACCCCGGTGTAAACGTCCTGCTTCCCGATGGATACCGCACCAGCGGTCTCAGATATCCCGTCCTCTACATGTTTCACGGCGGCAATGATGATTTCCGCCAGTTCGACTTTCTGGGTATCCGCAATCTGACCGCCGGAAAGCCGATCATCGTCGTGATGCCCGACGGCGGGCACGCGGGCTGGTACTCCAACCCGGTCAGCTCGTTCGTCGGCCCGAGGAACTGGGAGACTTTCCACATCGCCCAGCTGCTCCCGTGGATCGAGGCGAACTTCCGAACGTTCGCCGAGTACGACGGCCGTGCGGTCTCCGGGTTCTCCATGGGTGGCTTCGGTGCGCTCAAGTACGCAGCCAAGTACTACGGCCACTTCGCCTCGGTGAGCAGCCACTCCGGCCCGGCGAGTCTGCGCCGAGACTTCGGCCTGGTCGTGCACTGGGCAAACATCACGTCGGCGGTCCTGGACCTGGGCGGCGGCACGGTGTACGGCGCGCCGAACTGGGACCAGGCCAGGGTCACCGCCGACAACCCGGTCGAGCGGATCGAAAGCTACCGAAACAAGCGGATCTTCCTGGTCGCCGGTACCAGTCCGGACCCGCTCAACTGGTTCGACAGCGTGAACGAAACACAGGTGCTCGCCGGCCAGCGGGAGTTCCGCGAACGCCTCCGCGAGGCTGGCATCCCGCATGAATCGCATGAGGTCCCCGGCGGCCACGTCTTCCGGTCCGACATGTTCATCCGCGACCTCGACGGCATCATCGCCCGGCTGCGACCTGCCAGCAGTGCTGCATCCGGGAGCGCCGCCGACCCCGACCCGGACGTGGCGCCCGACTAA
- a CDS encoding DMT family transporter: MTETTAKTTQTRSWIFYAALLILFWGVWGAFSALPATKYDYPDEMIYSIWALTMLIPAAFILRGQKWDRRPAATIYGLLIGLTGAGGQLILFQALTMGPAYLIFPIISISPAITVLMAMVLLRERLRPLAVVGLVFALTAIVLFTITGGEDEESKGPWLLLAILICVAWGVQAYFMRKAATIGVNEATTFGWMTITALALIPVALIMAGGLPTDFPWQAPALTAGTQVLNAVGALFLVMALARGKASIVAPTTNALAPALTVTISLIAYQTLPTPYGAIGIVLALVGSTLMVYSDEKRGEALTEAVVADTPTTAERRTVQ, translated from the coding sequence ATGACTGAAACCACTGCCAAGACGACGCAGACCCGCAGCTGGATCTTCTACGCCGCCCTGCTCATCCTGTTCTGGGGTGTCTGGGGCGCGTTCTCCGCTCTGCCCGCAACGAAGTACGACTACCCCGACGAGATGATCTACAGCATCTGGGCGCTGACGATGCTCATCCCCGCCGCCTTCATCTTGCGCGGCCAGAAGTGGGACCGCCGCCCGGCCGCGACGATTTACGGCCTGCTGATCGGGCTCACCGGCGCAGGCGGCCAGCTGATCCTGTTCCAGGCGCTGACGATGGGTCCGGCGTACCTCATCTTCCCGATCATCTCGATCTCCCCCGCGATCACCGTCCTGATGGCGATGGTGCTTCTGCGCGAACGGCTCAGGCCTCTTGCCGTCGTCGGGCTCGTCTTTGCGCTGACCGCCATCGTGTTGTTCACCATCACCGGCGGCGAGGACGAGGAATCGAAGGGTCCGTGGCTGCTGCTGGCGATCCTGATCTGCGTGGCGTGGGGCGTGCAGGCCTACTTCATGCGTAAGGCCGCGACGATCGGCGTCAACGAAGCCACCACGTTCGGCTGGATGACGATCACCGCGCTGGCGCTGATCCCGGTTGCGCTGATCATGGCCGGCGGCCTCCCCACCGACTTCCCCTGGCAGGCACCCGCATTGACGGCAGGAACCCAGGTGCTCAACGCGGTGGGCGCGCTGTTCCTCGTGATGGCGCTCGCCCGCGGCAAGGCGTCGATCGTGGCACCGACGACGAATGCGCTCGCGCCTGCACTGACCGTCACCATCTCGCTGATCGCTTACCAGACCTTGCCCACGCCGTACGGAGCGATCGGCATCGTCCTGGCGCTCGTCGGCTCGACGCTGATGGTCTACAGCGATGAGAAGCGCGGCGAGGCCCTCACCGAAGCCGTCGTCGCCGATACGCCGACAACCGCCGAACGCCGGACGGTGCAGTGA
- a CDS encoding N-acetylglucosamine kinase gives MARYLGVDGGGSKTAFALIDDTGRVIARATAPASYYFNDGFEVVEKSLAQGVTDICTQADIKPDDIDAAFFGLPGYGEASGDIEQLNAVPRGVLGHDRYSCDNDMVCGWAGSLAGEDGINVISGTGSMTYGERQGVGRRVGGWGELFGDEGSAYWIAAQGLNAFSRMSDGRMPHGPLHAMLMERLEVDGDLDVVSLVIDTWKGNRSKIAALATTICEAADAGDEASQRILSAAVDELVLLIETTRTLIKFTDEESVPVSYSGGMFKHEGYLELFVTAMQSAPAKYDLQTPRLDPAVGAALYAAKHSGHALSAVAIQQLSENQSTR, from the coding sequence ATGGCCCGTTATCTCGGGGTTGACGGCGGCGGCTCGAAGACCGCGTTCGCGCTCATTGACGACACCGGACGCGTCATCGCCCGCGCCACCGCGCCGGCCTCGTACTACTTCAACGACGGCTTCGAGGTCGTCGAAAAATCTCTCGCGCAGGGTGTTACGGACATCTGCACCCAGGCCGACATCAAGCCCGACGATATCGACGCCGCGTTCTTCGGACTGCCCGGCTACGGCGAGGCCAGTGGCGACATCGAACAGCTCAACGCGGTTCCGCGAGGCGTGCTCGGCCACGACCGGTACAGCTGCGACAACGACATGGTGTGCGGCTGGGCCGGCTCGCTCGCCGGCGAAGACGGCATCAACGTCATCAGCGGCACCGGGTCGATGACCTACGGCGAACGCCAAGGCGTCGGCCGACGGGTCGGCGGCTGGGGCGAACTGTTCGGAGACGAGGGTTCGGCCTATTGGATTGCCGCACAAGGGCTCAACGCGTTCTCCCGAATGAGCGACGGCCGCATGCCACACGGCCCGCTGCACGCGATGCTCATGGAGCGCCTCGAGGTCGACGGTGATCTCGACGTCGTCAGCCTGGTGATCGACACGTGGAAGGGCAACCGCAGCAAGATCGCCGCCCTGGCCACCACGATCTGCGAAGCCGCGGACGCCGGCGACGAGGCCTCCCAGCGCATCCTGTCCGCGGCGGTCGACGAGCTCGTCTTGCTGATCGAGACCACCCGGACTCTGATCAAATTCACCGACGAGGAGTCCGTGCCTGTGTCCTACTCCGGCGGCATGTTCAAGCACGAGGGCTATCTCGAACTGTTCGTCACCGCGATGCAGAGCGCTCCCGCCAAGTACGACCTCCAGACTCCGCGGCTCGATCCAGCCGTGGGCGCCGCGCTGTACGCCGCCAAACACAGCGGACATGCACTGAGTGCGGTTGCCATACAACAACTTTCCGAGAACCAATCGACGAGGTGA
- a CDS encoding SIS domain-containing protein, with amino-acid sequence MTTPVPAQEDGGATILEIDQQPDVWREVANRANPALDDFLTDITGRPGIRVILTGAGSSAFIGEIAAAALRRHLGCRVDAIPTTSIVASPRDHLEPKTPTLMVSFGRSGNSPESIATTQLADELVDEIWHLVLTCDPDGELGRTHSDKANSHVVYMPDRANDTGFAMTSSLTSMLLTCLLLLGPATADDGDPLAKAAEHIASLQPDIKSLAQAKKQRFFYLGSGPLAGLARESALKMLELTAGEVVTYFDSPLGFRHGPKSALDGDTLVIVYVSTDPYTRRYDLDIITEIRAQVGQDAVVVLSTEALPDTHGPAIVLPGLDGLDDALVALPYLTFAQYLALFTSLEHGKTPDNPFPSGEVNRVVQGVTIYPMTKSGA; translated from the coding sequence ATGACGACACCCGTGCCCGCCCAAGAAGACGGCGGCGCAACGATTCTCGAGATCGACCAGCAGCCCGACGTCTGGCGCGAGGTCGCCAACCGCGCCAACCCCGCTCTCGACGATTTCCTCACCGACATCACCGGTCGGCCAGGCATTCGCGTCATCCTCACTGGGGCAGGCAGCTCCGCGTTCATCGGTGAGATCGCCGCCGCCGCGCTTCGGCGCCACCTCGGGTGCCGCGTCGACGCCATCCCGACCACCAGCATCGTCGCGAGCCCGCGCGACCACCTCGAGCCGAAGACCCCGACCCTGATGGTGTCCTTCGGCCGCTCGGGCAACAGCCCCGAGAGCATCGCCACCACACAGCTTGCCGACGAGCTCGTCGACGAGATCTGGCATCTCGTTCTCACCTGCGACCCCGACGGCGAACTCGGCCGCACGCACAGCGACAAGGCCAACTCCCACGTCGTCTACATGCCGGACCGGGCCAACGACACCGGGTTCGCGATGACCTCCAGCCTGACCTCGATGCTGTTGACGTGCCTGCTGCTGCTCGGCCCCGCCACCGCCGACGACGGCGACCCCCTCGCGAAAGCCGCCGAACACATCGCCAGTCTGCAGCCCGACATCAAATCCCTTGCGCAGGCCAAGAAGCAGCGCTTCTTCTACCTCGGCAGCGGGCCGCTGGCCGGGCTGGCGCGCGAGTCCGCGCTGAAGATGCTCGAGCTGACCGCGGGCGAAGTCGTCACCTACTTCGACTCCCCGCTGGGCTTCCGGCACGGCCCGAAGTCTGCGCTCGACGGCGACACCCTCGTCATCGTCTACGTCTCCACCGACCCCTACACCCGCCGCTACGACCTCGACATCATCACCGAGATTCGCGCGCAGGTCGGCCAGGACGCCGTCGTCGTCCTCAGCACCGAGGCCCTCCCCGACACCCACGGCCCCGCCATCGTCCTGCCGGGCCTCGACGGTCTCGACGACGCCCTCGTCGCCCTCCCGTACCTGACCTTCGCGCAGTACCTCGCGCTGTTCACCTCGCTGGAGCACGGCAAGACGCCCGACAACCCGTTTCCCTCCGGCGAGGTCAACCGCGTCGTGCAGGGCGTCACCATCTATCCGATGACGAAGAGCGGAGCATAG
- a CDS encoding D-tagatose-bisphosphate aldolase, class II, non-catalytic subunit: MSSVATAQAGQRTNWLAGTISRHKAGEPVGVYSVCSAHPTVVEASLAQAAADDTYVLIEATSNQVDQYGGYTGMRPADFRDMVLAIAGQQNFPRDRVVLGGDHLGPNRWQREPADAAMAKADVLIAAYVEAGYTKIHLDCSMSCADDPDVLDDDTVAARTARLLQIAEDTAHRTGTAPMYVIGTEVPVPGGAHETLNRLTPTPADRARKTIEAHHTAFERLGLHNVWPRVMALVVQPGVEFDHIHVIDYQRDATAELRRVLDDEDHLVFEAHSTDYQRPGQLKELVEDHWAVLKVGPGLTFAMREALFALTFIENELIPRPSRSNLVEVIERRMLANPDYWQGYYEGDPQTQRMSRRYSYSDRLRYYWADDEVDAARVTLLQNLDRAGIPLPLISQFLPYQYDRIRAGELEPVAQALVIDRIRDAMRPYARAVSGGIE, translated from the coding sequence GTGAGTTCAGTTGCCACCGCCCAAGCCGGCCAACGCACCAACTGGCTCGCCGGCACGATCAGCCGCCACAAAGCCGGTGAACCCGTCGGCGTCTACTCCGTCTGCTCCGCCCACCCCACCGTCGTCGAAGCCTCCCTCGCCCAGGCCGCCGCCGACGACACCTATGTCCTCATCGAGGCCACCTCCAACCAGGTCGACCAGTACGGCGGCTACACCGGCATGCGGCCCGCCGACTTCCGCGACATGGTCCTCGCCATCGCCGGCCAACAGAACTTCCCCCGCGACCGCGTCGTCCTCGGCGGCGACCACCTCGGCCCGAACCGCTGGCAACGCGAACCCGCCGACGCCGCCATGGCCAAGGCTGACGTCCTCATCGCCGCCTACGTCGAAGCCGGCTACACCAAGATCCACCTCGACTGCAGCATGTCCTGCGCCGACGACCCCGACGTCCTCGACGACGACACCGTCGCCGCCCGCACCGCCCGCCTCCTGCAGATCGCCGAAGACACCGCCCACCGCACCGGCACCGCGCCCATGTACGTCATCGGCACCGAGGTGCCCGTGCCCGGCGGCGCTCACGAGACCCTCAACCGCCTCACCCCCACTCCCGCCGACCGCGCCCGCAAGACAATCGAAGCCCACCACACAGCCTTCGAACGGCTTGGGCTGCATAACGTCTGGCCCCGCGTCATGGCGCTCGTCGTGCAGCCCGGCGTCGAGTTCGACCACATCCACGTCATCGACTACCAGCGTGACGCCACCGCCGAGCTGCGCCGCGTCCTCGACGATGAAGACCACCTCGTCTTCGAAGCCCACTCCACCGACTACCAACGTCCCGGTCAGCTCAAAGAGCTCGTCGAAGACCACTGGGCCGTCCTCAAGGTCGGGCCCGGCCTGACCTTCGCGATGCGCGAGGCCCTGTTCGCGCTGACCTTCATCGAGAACGAACTCATCCCCCGTCCCTCCCGCTCCAACCTCGTCGAGGTCATCGAGCGCCGCATGCTCGCCAACCCCGACTACTGGCAGGGCTACTACGAGGGCGACCCGCAGACCCAGCGCATGTCCCGCCGCTACAGCTACAGCGACCGGCTGCGCTACTACTGGGCCGACGACGAGGTCGACGCCGCCCGCGTCACCCTTCTGCAGAACCTCGACCGCGCTGGCATCCCACTGCCGCTCATCAGCCAGTTCCTGCCCTATCAGTACGACCGGATCCGCGCCGGTGAACTCGAGCCCGTCGCCCAGGCCCTGGTCATCGACCGAATCCGCGACGCCATGCGTCCCTACGCCCGAGCCGTGTCTGGAGGGATCGAATGA
- a CDS encoding DeoR/GlpR family DNA-binding transcription regulator produces MSIRRTDRMREVLALLRDRGEVDAQKLRAELGVSAATLRRDLAELEEQGLLVRTHGGARALDPSGSEIPVRLRDHRMVAIKRRIAQHAAALVPAGPQAVALTGGVTTGEVARSLKGRPHMTIVTNSLTIAADCAVDAHMKVIMTGGLVRANSLEAVGPMSEHAFQVINVGTAVLGADGMSAEVGATTFDEAEARTAMAMAANAQRVIVSVDGSKIGKVTLAKMVPLSQIDHLVTDSTADPGQLEMIATAGVQVHVVEVGEEYGAGI; encoded by the coding sequence ATGTCGATCAGGCGCACCGACCGGATGCGGGAGGTGCTGGCGCTGCTGCGAGACCGCGGCGAAGTCGATGCGCAGAAGTTGCGAGCGGAGCTGGGCGTGTCGGCGGCGACGCTGCGGCGGGACCTGGCTGAGCTGGAGGAGCAGGGGCTGCTGGTGCGGACGCACGGCGGGGCGAGGGCGCTGGACCCGAGCGGGAGTGAGATTCCGGTGAGGCTGCGGGATCACCGGATGGTGGCGATCAAGAGGCGGATCGCCCAGCATGCGGCGGCGTTGGTGCCGGCGGGGCCGCAGGCGGTGGCGTTGACGGGTGGGGTGACGACGGGGGAGGTGGCGCGGTCGCTGAAGGGGCGCCCGCATATGACGATCGTGACGAACTCGCTGACGATCGCGGCGGACTGTGCGGTGGACGCGCACATGAAGGTGATCATGACGGGCGGGTTGGTGAGGGCGAATTCGCTTGAGGCGGTGGGGCCGATGAGCGAGCACGCGTTTCAGGTGATCAATGTGGGCACGGCGGTGCTGGGCGCGGATGGGATGTCGGCGGAGGTGGGCGCGACGACGTTCGACGAGGCGGAAGCGCGCACAGCGATGGCGATGGCGGCGAACGCGCAGCGGGTGATCGTGTCGGTGGACGGGTCGAAGATCGGCAAGGTCACGCTGGCAAAGATGGTGCCGCTCAGCCAGATTGACCACTTGGTGACGGACTCGACGGCAGATCCGGGGCAGTTGGAGATGATCGCGACGGCGGGCGTGCAGGTGCATGTGGTCGAGGTGGGGGAGGAGTACGGCGCTGGTATCTAA
- a CDS encoding ATP-binding protein, with the protein MTEETLDLTPSPRILDVIADVDMSVEECLAELIDNALDEIYAAQREDPGFEGHVEIAFPYGSDKVDPESEISVTDTGRGMSLDQMRQALRAGSSGNARYGSLGLFGMGFNVATGRLGYSTTVKSGRADDDHWTIAVVDIQAMGSQDSFQVPISTEPKSIGEHGTSVSVSRLRADTVKRLRWPSIANRVKSRLGETYSYMLRAVGGTEIAGAEVIGGLGVGLTLNGSSVKPHIPCIWSPERSVAYKGQDVPAVTEVRHELKPAFACLACGHWHSETIADLESCVECGSHRVEMRDRVIRGWLGIQRYDDTNDFGISLLRQGRTIVHLDKALFEWSNPDTGEKFVEYPFELGRGRIVGELHLDHVPVNYRKTDFGRDNVAWNTVRDKIRGDGPLKEQLAKQLDYGLNTSQLGMLAHAYRRYDPGYRYLVPGDGSKALAELARKWGQYFRDGLSDYQSDDMWWKNVVRHEEIKAGLADDDDDEDDVEDLLPSSGGAQTDEQTSDDLADDDADEDDAAVPETRDERLARYRVSGRVMPQLDGAEIVIPGRSRTIGVTAYITAGVELIEGPDKFSSMNLEASMLELFIDEKHPLLADFGWNPVDVAAIIVHDAAAAYLGYDGNAGHFIERVLDQVGDRRVDASAIRLSAEGLLDEIREATRPIVESDPAGVWATLSPTAKTTTQKSAAMMASADWDALEGSGGFAEFLSPRAFEDLVVELPERVLDGGVFTTSYGSWQDESIREEKLSHLTSLIRDLDRTLAASDRMSSRELIRLSIGLESLRAMVTQQATT; encoded by the coding sequence ATGACTGAAGAGACGCTCGATCTCACTCCTTCTCCGCGGATTCTCGACGTGATCGCGGATGTCGACATGAGCGTGGAGGAGTGCCTCGCTGAACTCATTGACAACGCGCTCGACGAGATCTATGCAGCCCAACGAGAAGACCCAGGATTCGAAGGTCATGTGGAGATCGCGTTTCCTTACGGGTCCGACAAAGTGGACCCGGAGTCTGAGATCAGCGTTACCGATACGGGACGCGGTATGTCCTTGGATCAGATGCGCCAGGCTCTACGGGCAGGTTCGTCAGGCAATGCGCGCTATGGCTCTCTTGGTCTGTTCGGCATGGGGTTCAATGTTGCCACCGGGCGCCTTGGCTACTCAACGACGGTCAAGTCGGGCCGGGCAGACGACGATCACTGGACAATTGCGGTCGTCGACATCCAAGCGATGGGTTCTCAGGACTCCTTCCAGGTCCCGATCAGCACCGAACCCAAGAGCATCGGCGAGCATGGCACCTCAGTAAGTGTCTCCCGCCTCCGAGCCGACACGGTCAAGCGACTTCGTTGGCCCAGTATCGCGAACCGCGTGAAGAGCCGCCTCGGAGAGACGTATTCGTACATGCTTCGAGCGGTGGGAGGTACCGAAATAGCGGGGGCCGAAGTCATCGGCGGCCTGGGCGTCGGCCTCACCCTCAACGGAAGTTCCGTCAAGCCCCACATCCCGTGCATCTGGTCACCGGAACGGTCGGTCGCGTACAAGGGCCAGGACGTGCCCGCTGTGACGGAAGTACGTCACGAGCTTAAACCTGCGTTCGCTTGTCTGGCCTGCGGGCACTGGCACTCGGAGACAATCGCCGACCTAGAATCGTGTGTAGAGTGCGGGTCGCATCGGGTGGAGATGCGAGATCGGGTGATCCGCGGCTGGCTCGGCATCCAGCGGTACGACGACACGAATGACTTTGGCATCTCGCTGCTGCGGCAGGGGCGCACGATCGTCCATCTGGACAAGGCGCTGTTCGAGTGGTCGAATCCCGACACTGGTGAAAAGTTTGTCGAGTACCCGTTCGAATTGGGACGCGGACGCATAGTTGGCGAACTTCATCTCGATCATGTCCCCGTGAACTATCGCAAGACAGACTTCGGTCGGGACAACGTCGCGTGGAACACGGTCCGCGACAAGATCCGCGGGGACGGCCCGCTCAAAGAACAATTGGCCAAACAACTGGACTACGGACTTAACACCTCGCAGTTGGGCATGCTCGCCCATGCCTACCGGCGGTACGACCCGGGCTACCGCTACCTCGTGCCCGGCGACGGCTCGAAGGCGTTGGCCGAACTAGCGCGTAAGTGGGGACAGTATTTCCGCGACGGGCTATCTGACTACCAGAGCGACGACATGTGGTGGAAGAACGTCGTTCGCCATGAAGAGATCAAGGCGGGGCTCGCCGATGATGACGACGACGAAGACGACGTCGAGGATCTGCTCCCCTCCTCGGGCGGCGCCCAGACCGACGAGCAAACGTCCGATGACTTGGCTGACGACGACGCCGATGAGGACGACGCAGCGGTCCCGGAGACACGCGATGAGCGCCTCGCCCGCTATCGAGTCAGCGGTCGAGTCATGCCGCAACTGGACGGAGCGGAGATTGTGATCCCTGGTCGGAGTCGGACGATCGGGGTAACTGCCTACATAACGGCGGGAGTGGAGCTAATTGAGGGGCCTGACAAGTTCTCGTCAATGAATCTTGAGGCGAGCATGCTCGAACTCTTCATCGACGAAAAGCACCCTCTGCTGGCCGATTTCGGATGGAATCCCGTCGACGTGGCAGCGATCATCGTTCACGACGCTGCGGCCGCGTACCTCGGGTACGACGGCAACGCGGGCCACTTCATCGAGCGGGTCCTGGACCAGGTGGGTGACCGACGGGTGGACGCATCGGCCATTCGCTTGTCGGCCGAGGGCCTCCTCGATGAGATCAGGGAGGCGACCAGACCGATCGTAGAGAGCGATCCGGCCGGTGTCTGGGCCACGCTATCCCCCACTGCCAAGACGACGACTCAGAAATCTGCGGCGATGATGGCGAGCGCTGACTGGGACGCTCTGGAGGGCTCCGGAGGATTCGCGGAGTTTCTCAGCCCGCGCGCGTTCGAGGACCTGGTCGTCGAGCTGCCGGAGCGCGTGCTCGACGGTGGGGTATTCACGACGAGTTACGGGTCCTGGCAGGACGAGTCCATCCGCGAGGAGAAGCTATCGCATCTCACCAGCCTCATACGGGACCTAGATAGGACCCTCGCGGCCTCAGACCGAATGAGTTCGCGGGAGCTGATCAGGCTTTCCATCGGGCTTGAGTCGTTGCGCGCGATGGTGACACAACAGGCCACGACATGA